GCAAGCAACAAATAGTTAAATTGTTAATCAAAATATGTTCCTAATTGAAGAGTTAATTCGAGCAATGAGACCAAACATTAATTCAAATAGAATCTTAGAATGCACGCGAGTTTACGCGTTAGCTATGCATTGGAATGGAATGGTAATCTGGATTGAAACCACGTAATTTCCGACTCGAATAGGTACCAGGAGCTCACTGCCGGTTGAGTTCATTAGGTATTAATACGTCTCTAATCTGCAATTAATCTTTGAATGTATACCGATGttgtaaagtttgtttgtttctatgAAGGGGATGTTTGAAGCTACTGATGCAATTGTGGAAAATCTTTCTATGATTTAAACCTACATTATTTCCACATgattaatactttaattaatctatacttataataaatctgtagagaggtcaattctgtacatgaaatatatttccaaaataactatgagggggtgattagggatcgatactgatgccaaaaatgcaattagtaaaatttttgtctgtctgtctgtctgtctgtctgtataaccgttatagaaacaaaaactactcgacggattttaacgaaacttggtacaattatttttcatactcctgtgctggttatagtatacttttcatcacgctacaattaataggagcagagcagtgaagggaaatgttgggaaaacgggagaagttactccatttttaagcttccgtcgcgtgtgcaaccttaatggttaaagctacatagaaatcatgtatgacggaaatgttctccttaaaattatgtaaaaaatatcccacgacagcatatgtctatcttttatggttgactcacaatgacacgtgtaactcccgatagcttagcagttcgaagctttctcattatatttgtttactattacgtttataacactctcagtcatccctaattaaaaaagttaacattattaaatctatatactattatataaagctgaagagtttgtttgtttgtttgaacgcgctaatctcaggaactaccagtccaaactgaaaaattctttttgcgttggatagccctttattcgtggattgttataggctatatatcatcacgctatacccaataggagcggagcagcaatggctaatctctggaactaccggtccaaactgaaaaaatctttttgcgttggatagccctttgttcgtggagtgctttaaattatatatcatcacgctatgaccaataggagcggagcagtaatggctaatcttaggaactaccagtttgaactgaaaaattcgttttgtgttggatagccctttatttgtggggtgctatgtatgtatgtagatcatcactctatgaccaataggagcggagcagtaatgaaacatgttgcaaatacggggacaatttattagttttgagagcttccgttgcatgcgctgcgtaaacggttaaagttatgcaacaatgatgtatgacgggattattcctcttaaaatgttctaaaaaaatatattataaaactaagtcccccgctgcatccgtttgcctgaacgtcttaaactcaaaaactacccaacgtattaagataaaatttggtatggagacagtttaaaaccctgggaagaacataggctcgcgggaaactactacttttataatggagctttagcctgaaaaactttataacgcgggcggagccgcgagcaaaagctagttattaataaaaaaataatatcagccctgtattatatacttgcccactgctgagcaatggcctgctctactactgagagggattaggccttagtccaccacgctggcctagtgcggattggtagacttcacacaccttcgaaattcctatagagaacttctcagatgtgcaggtttcctcacgatgttttccttcaccgttaaagcgaacgatagattcacaaagaataaacacatgatttttagaaaagtcagaggtgtgtgcccttgggatttgaacctgcggacattcgtcttggcagtccgttccacacccaactaggctatcgccgcttactattaattattatctagaGAAATATTTGAAGTTATTGATGCAATTGTGGAAAATCTTTCTATGATTGAAACCTACTTTATTCCGACATGATATAATactgaaattactttttatatagaataatatttgaaGTTACTGATGCGATCATGGAATATCGTTTTATGATTGAATCCTACTTTATTCTTAATGCTATAAGTAactttttatctcgaaaatAGATATTAAGCCTTGGAACATTAAACGTGGACGATAGCTGGGAgcaaaaattaatatcataCAATACTTACCTAGCACTGTAATGTACAGTtagtcacaaaagtagctgaacagcttcaaaacttcaaaatgctTCAACACATTGAcactcaaatattatttttttctaaatctaaaataaatgaaatcttTGAATACTTTAGTGACGTAAATACGATTGTTGAGGACCCTAACCTTTACAggcgatttgtttttttttagtagctAGTTTTGTTTCTGAGTACTTATTTGGACATAccctaataaaaacaaacttaactTACAGTTCTAGACGCCACGGGCAAAATCCCAAGTGGTATAATGGAAGGAAACTTCAACGCTCTCGGAGACTATTTTGAATGTTTGGCCATCGACCAAGTCTTAAACAACTTGGCCTTCCAGGGGAAATACTGCTCCCTCAAGATCCCTATTCAACAACAGCTGTTGGTCAGTGAAAAGTCTCTTGCCTGGTCAGATATGGCCTATCAGCTTGGCATCGATGGTCTtcctattaattattatgtggaCATGTTAAGAGAGATCTCTGATAAATCTTTCACCAATGTAAAGAAGTACATTGATAATTTTACAGGATTTGGGCAGAAATTCAATATAAGGTTAGTACAGATGTTTCATCTTCTTACTTTTTGAAAACCAGTAAAAGTTATTCAcctggtttaatttattgttttaggtcTTTCTgtcttaatacataaataaatcatctttgtagctagtgtaaccaCTAGACATAATATGACTTGACATCTCATATCCtgagatggcgagcgcagtggaataccaaaaaatactttataattcaaggtgtcatatggtgtttctactgtttaccgGCGGTCacatcgctcaccatcaggtgaacggcgagcatgtctcgtcattaaaagcaaataaaaaaataaaatatgcttaaataatttaaccGTAGGTAATTTTTTCGTTGTTTTAAAGTATGTATGGTGATTTTTCAAGACTAGAAGCTACCTTGCCTACCGATCGGTCTTGTTGTCTATAAGGATCGTAAAAGCTTTTAGGGATTTCTGACTTTTAAAGTCCTCAAACTTTAGATGGTACCATTGGAACCATTAGAACGAACGGctggctcgtctcgtcattcaaatcatcaaagaaaaaagaaacaCCTAGATCAATTGGCCTTTTTTGCATTCATTGCTTTATTATACCGactgtacttttttatttgtgaattcacattttaataactttaaaagaaTAGTGAGTCTTCTAAGAAAGTTTTTTTGTAGCTACCACGGTTACGGTAGTTGGCGTGCACCATCtcacaaaaatgttatattacatGTCTAGTGCCTCAgaattgactgccttggtggggTACTTGTTATGCGTACGCGGTACGTAAGACTaccgcactgaggtcctgggttagaATCCCGGGTGGGGTTAAAAAATAACTGTGACTGGCTTTTCCCATCTTAAAAAGATTCGTTTAGACTAGTCGAAATACGACTAGAAAGGATTCAATATGAAAGAGAGAGTAGAGAATTCAATAAATATCTACCATCTTTTTGAATTCCTTTCTAGGatctgttaattaaaaatatcttgctATGATAATGATTTAATCATTTGCAGTGACGTCGGCAACTCATTGGTTCCTTTCAATATCACCATGGGGGTGTGTATTCCCCACACATGTACCACGGAGCAAGTCGTTGAATACTTCATCACAAGATACGTTCCGGTGTTAAATTTGACCTACTCCGAATTCTTTTGCCGTCTGCCAAACGACAAGCCGTTCACTGCAGCTGATTACACAGTGATGTAAgtatctattttgttttttaattcgtCATTGAATATTGTTAAACAGCTATATAAGTTTTAGATTTACATAAGTTAAGAAAACTATTTAGTAGATTTTTTCGTGaaggtttatttaattttactgccGCCGTGGCGTGTTAAGAAAAAATTTACGACGTTAACAACTTCGTGTATAAATACTTTTGCGACTTAAAAATCTTACGTAACTAGCttctgtaaataaaactttcaaATGTAATGCCTGCTTTATGATGTATTTAAGTCtgaagagtatttttttaaatttatgtgagtTTTTCTATGCAGAAAGACATTAGAGACGCCCGGGATTCTAATTTCGTCCCGCTACGACGATGCACTAATCACTTATTCATCATTGTTTGAAAAAACCAGTCAAATTTAGGATACATTAATCCCTTACTCTATGTCGTCTGGGCAAATTCTATCCAAATTAATTCTTAGTATATTTAACTCTTCAGATGTTGACTTTCATATTGGCCAGTGCCTTAGcaataattaactttaaaataaaagtacacGAGAAGGTCAGGCTGCAGAAATACTACGACAAATCCAAGCCTTGCATCTTAGTTAATACGACCACATAGTGAGTtggttgtaataaaaattgtaatatgaaaattttcttatttttttcagtgttattttttctgtattagGAGTTATCACTATCATTAGTACTTCCTACGACATCTACAACACCTTGATATTAAAACGCAGTAAGTATCTAATTTCTTAGATTTTTTCCGAATTACTTGGTTTTTCGTGTAAATAAAAGCTAAATTCATTTGATCCGCAGTAAATTTCACTGTAAACTCATTAAAGTTGGTTTTGTCTTATAGCCAAGTTGTGGACATGCCTTTATcagtaaaaaattcaaataatctcAAAAGATGAATAAGAGGTAGATCCATGAATTATTCCTTTctcgtttttaaatattttttttcaacacaaataaaaattgatataagatcttgtaatagtgagccagcgatgttttaataattattaaaaatttgtagATCGATCCGAAATAAACCGTCTGTACCAAAGTTTCTCTGTATACACAAATACACGGAGATTAGTAACATTTATTCAAGAGCCAGGGTCTTTGGATTGCGTGGACGGCATCAGGACCCTTTCCATGCTGTGGGTAGTTCTGGGCCATACTTACACTTCGATAATGTTTGTAGGAGTTCACaacactaaatatattttggaggtaaattatttcttttataagaaattCACTATCAGCCATTTATTAGCGTGACAGTtgtattcaaaaaaaattaattttccatttgGGAATTCATAAGCCTATATTgacaaattgttaattttacagttcaatttttatttacttgctTACCTTTTACCTATATCCAAGGTAAATGCTGTTGTCTTGTTTCTGAGAAACCGAATTGAAACCTATATTTGGAATATCAACTTCTATTATCAATTTCATTGTAGTTTAATGTTCCCATAAAAAATAGGAAGTATGGCATCACGTGACCAATGTCTACTAATGATAGTTTcctaataaactaatattagtCTTTATTTTCTAGTGGTCAAGGTTCTTTACGTCAACATGGCTCCACTCAGCAACTGTCACAGTGGACACGTTTTTCTTTCTCAGTGGCATGTTGTCCGTTTACAGTACAGTGAAAAAGTTTAATAGAGGTAAGAACGTTATGACAGACTTTGATTATCACTGTGGGTTTGAGACAGTTCTCTAGGGTATTATCactttttttgtaaaagaggACTGTCTAAGAGACTTGTACTGGCCACGTGGCCAGAATGGGGTGTCGTCCGTACCTTTGTACATTTACTGGTAAGAATGAACACGGGGATCGTTTTTAGTCGCATAATTATTTTGCTAGTGCAGATCACCTGATCCTGTATTGGCCACGATCAAATACTAtttatgtaattgtatttttttggtaCCTGGAcgtaatggtaagtggagtggcgtccaaaCAAAGATATGATTACCCTCGTCCACATAATTATGCCTGTTTGAAATACACAAGCAGTACACAGGCCACTTACGTTTCTTATGTTTCAGGGAGATTCATGAGAAATATTCATTTCTTCTACATTCTACGCCTGTTAAGGATGTTACCGCTTTTGGCTGCAATGGTTCTTCTACAAGTGTCGCTGTTGCACCACGCTTCTGACGGTCCTAACTGGAAAAAAGTCGCGTCCTCAGTTGAATACTGCAATAAGTTTTGGTGGAGTGCCCTACTTCATGTACAGAATTATGTTAATCCTTTAGAAGTTGTGAGTAATCGTGCTCTTTATTTTCAAGTAAACATTACTTGAAGTTATTTGCATTGTGTTCATCCAGGAAAATCCCACTGTTATCATTTTCTTGATTAAAGTAGCGTATATTTTTATCCAGCACCGGATCTATACGTTATTTGTCAAGTTCAATAGAATTGCGTTCAACACGAaatagaaaatagtttttaaagaCCATAATTACGTATATTCTATTTTACAGTGCATTGGTCCAACCTGGTATCTCTCCGTCGATGTTCAGCTTTACATACTAAGTCCTTTAGTCATCGTATGGATGTTTGGCAAGGAGTACGTCGCTTTCATTGCGTTGGCAATTGCAATTATTTTGTCGTTGATCGCCTCTACTTACTACAGCTTTACATATGACTTGGGAGTAGTGATCGGCAACCCAGCGTAAGTATTTTTACCGCTTTAATAGATGTGATAATTCTGACAACCGTCGGTAATCGTTGTGTTCCAGTCTGTGCTCGTAAGTCAAATATTACTAAGCCCCATGGAGTTAGTaattcctatatattttttccttctgAATTTTTCAAACTCAATAAAACCCCAAATATATTGATATTCGAAAAACTGCGAAATACAacattaatttgataaattgaGAATTCATGCTACGGATGTTTAGAGGGTTAcaccaatatttaaaaaaaaacataaacaataaacattaatttatatatgtatatgaaaaTGTTCATAAAGCATTGCTTGAAGATCGTGAGTGACAAAGCGACATTTTCTTTTTAGACGCACTTTGGAATTTGACGATTACCTTGTTTACTACTACTATAACACTCCGGTGAGAGCGTCGCCGTTTATTGTCGGAATGGTGTTCGGTTACTTGTTGCATTTGTATAGAGGCAAGACCCCTAATATTTCCAAGGTGAGTACGCAACAAAATATATCGTTAGATACCCAAGTTTCAAAGCGTAAATGCACCAAATCGAAGACGTATTTGTTCATAGTCgatgattttaatgaattttggtTACGTAAAAATTCTAGAATAAAATCTGCCTACTTCTACCTCCTATAGTTATGAAATCTACTTTAAAGTTCTGAGTTAGCCTGCATCAAATATTCAAGATTGAATAGAACACTTCGTATTTGTGCTCAATCAACATTGCCTAATGGGGCTTCTGCAGACTTCAGTGAAGCTACCATTCTCTTTAAGGATACTTCCAACTTGCTTTAGGTTGCCGATTTCCAAAGTGGTCTAGGTGGACCCCCAAGGGTCCAACTAGAGCACTTGACGGGGGTCCATGTTGGCGTAACTAAAAATGGGGAaccacaattcgtaagcggggatCCACGACaatgtatctggtttgatagtaaggTACTAAAATGTttcttgacttcacctatcaatgtaggcggATAATATTGGTAGGAGTCGTAAGAAGTAAAATCGTGcaaggggtctatgagaaaaaaaagtttgggaacctctgttTTAGGTCAATACAACTCTTCTTTGGATGCTGTCGATTATGATGCTGACCTTCAGCATAGTGTGTGTCTACCCGACGATGCAGAAAGACTATGACCTGCAGGTATACGACAATATTCTCAACTCATACATGAGGTTCATATGGGCGTGCGGTCTCGGATGGGTTATTTTCGCCTGCGCTAAAGGATATGGTGGTAAGcgagaaattttaatataagttgtATTTCTTCATATGCCATAAAGTAGGGCCAATAAGTGTTTGCATCCATGTGGTTTtaactctattttttatttataaaatgcaagAGAAGTTACTCTGCATATTAAATAGAGGTCCAAGAAAGTTGGCGACCAACCAAGGATGCCTCCATCTTCTaacggtcaatataattaagcaTCTTATGTAATTGCTTCTGGAAAAACAACTTTTTCTGTGGAATTTAATACAGGTCATTATTTTCCCAAAGGTCAAATATAAGTATTTCCTATCCAGATGGGATTTCCGATGATAGCCAATAACTGATAAACTTTCTTATTTGTCCCGCAGAAGGTTAACAACGCTCCAATTCAAAAAGTCAACAGCATGCAACAGattaggaattatttttttcatcttcctttatcttatatattttttccaggcCCTGTCAACTGGTTCCTATCACTATACTTGTGGAAGCTTCCTGCGAGGCTCTCGTATGGAGTGTATTTGCTGCACATGCCcctcattttaatattacaaggGAGCTGGGTGAAGAGTCAGTACTTCTCAGAATATGATAGTGTAAGTAAATCATAACTAACACCAGTTTATAGCTCTTCCTCGTTCGAATACTGGTCAATCTAAAATGACGACTGTTAATTTAGATATAGGAGGTAAACTCTCAGTGTAACGAACACAGATTTATTCCATAAACTCCATAATTCAAGGTTTTAGATGGAGTTATTAGCATATATGCTACCAAAGTACCAATGTTTCATCTCTaagacttatttttaattttttattctcagACCTCCAGATTCATGGCCGTCACAATGATGAGTTTCATGCTCAGTTTCTTCATGACCATAATAATTGATTCTGCGTTTTCTACAATTCTTAAAATGTTCCTAACTGGTACGTATTATGGGTTATTTTAATCCGTGTAATAAAATAGTGGGAATGTGGGCATCATCTGAAATTGGATctggacataatattattatatttatcgtaTCTTTaagatatattgaaatattcttGATTGAATAGAGTAAAGGAAACAAAGAGTCGAAGACTTTTAAGTTGCATTACCATTACTACCaggaatattagtttttgaaAGGACATACTGCGTCTTATTGGAAGCACaacaaaatctatatatacaatGTTGAGTAAGGCTTCACATCAAACTTAATCACGCGCGAATTTATCAccctttatttaaatttcataacgATCCTACCACAATCAATTTATGTACCCACAGAAAATGCTTCGGAAGCGCATATATCAAAGTTTTGCGTCGTCAATTcgcattattataattgtccTGAGCACAGGATTTCAAATCTCTAATAAACCGTTCATGTATTCAAACCtgaaattttatacaaagcATTTAAGATTTATGAACCGCAATAATATTCTGGTTTCTTAATCCTTTATGAGTTAAGAGTTAATGTGCTGTAGACGTCATTGCTTTTTTCTTCCATCTTATATTCATGGAAAATATTTCGCTTTATGGAAATGTATGTGTCGAAGGTGGGAAGGCTaccaacattataataataagcgcGTTACGTTGAGCCGATTGTCTCCAAATAGATGAATCATTAGATTTTGTTTATGGTTGAATGAGTTTCATAAGCGATCCCAATGTCAATCATCGATCCGATAAGGAGtctaaaccaatcaaaataagtgaTTTGTGCTTACAGCTACTCatgcgtaaaaatattttttccgttataaaattctctatatattttctcaagaTTAAAAGtatgtccttctcagggtcgcaaactattttcataccaaatttcatcgaaatccgtttggtagttgagtttattgcgtttagACAGATATGGCGAAGGATTTGATTTCTATTATGTAAAGAatgtattttgtctcttttacAGGCAAGTCGACACCACAAGCTTTAACCT
This portion of the Manduca sexta isolate Smith_Timp_Sample1 chromosome 14, JHU_Msex_v1.0, whole genome shotgun sequence genome encodes:
- the LOC115442935 gene encoding nose resistant to fluoxetine protein 6 encodes the protein MVVLWVFFGVMLSVVEGQLQRKYVTDFRNAFDTKLHASVLDEEKCFKQLEILSNHSLGLRFLDATGKIPSGIMEGNFNALGDYFECLAIDQVLNNLAFQGKYCSLKIPIQQQLLVSEKSLAWSDMAYQLGIDGLPINYYVDMLREISDKSFTNVKKYIDNFTGFGQKFNISDVGNSLVPFNITMGVCIPHTCTTEQVVEYFITRYVPVLNLTYSEFFCRLPNDKPFTAADYTVIVIFSVLGVITIISTSYDIYNTLILKRNRSEINRLYQSFSVYTNTRRLVTFIQEPGSLDCVDGIRTLSMLWVVLGHTYTSIMFVGVHNTKYILEWSRFFTSTWLHSATVTVDTFFFLSGMLSVYSTVKKFNRGRFMRNIHFFYILRLLRMLPLLAAMVLLQVSLLHHASDGPNWKKVASSVEYCNKFWWSALLHVQNYVNPLEVCIGPTWYLSVDVQLYILSPLVIVWMFGKEYVAFIALAIAIILSLIASTYYSFTYDLGVVIGNPARTLEFDDYLVYYYYNTPVRASPFIVGMVFGYLLHLYRGKTPNISKVNTTLLWMLSIMMLTFSIVCVYPTMQKDYDLQVYDNILNSYMRFIWACGLGWVIFACAKGYGGPVNWFLSLYLWKLPARLSYGVYLLHMPLILILQGSWVKSQYFSEYDSTSRFMAVTMMSFMLSFFMTIIIDSAFSTILKMFLTGKSTPQALTSKPEIEKCNREQNFYKTSL